TGTTAAGAGAACTGCCAGCTTAAAATGGATGTGGATGAACTTTTAAATTGCTTTGAGGGCCAAAAGCACGGATAATCAGACCTACCAAGCTGtggttaataataatatgaaaccCATAGATGGAAACAAGTGAAAAGGATATTATTTAAAAGCACATTAGGATCTTTGTTTACCCTTTACTTACAGATGCAAACTCAAACTAATCACCCTAATTTGTTAATACTGCaatgcagatacacacatggCTATTGTCTGAGTAATGTGTTAAAAGACGCCCTGCTTCCATGTCTTGCAGGGTTTTGATCAGGACTGCAGGAATAATAGTGCATGCAAAGCTTAAGTTAGCACATCCCTcatatgtatgcatgtgtgtggtaAACGCTCCTTGTCCAAACACGGCACCGCTGGCTAAGCTGTGACCTCGAGTCGCTCGGCATGCAGCCTTCCCTCAGAAAAAGGTCATTATTATTCATAACGGGCTGATTGCTTTCGTGAGCAAACAGAGACTCTCAGCGAGGCAGCGAGGAAACCGAGAATCTGCTCAAACCTCCACGCCAATCTGTGCCTTTTGTTCATGAGAATCCCACTCCTTTAtgcctttaaaatgtgtctacAAGTTACATTTCTCTATATGTTCTGCATCATTCTTGACGCAGTTCCTCAGTGaaacattttgatgtttttaacCTTGTTGTAAACCACTTTATAGATGGTAATATGAGTCGAATTATCACTTTGGTCCGGACTGAAATACCTCAGCAACCACTGTTGTGTCACAAAAGCTAAACATGTTATTTCTGGATAAGACATTTCGGGTGTTTGATTGCAAGGAAAAACATAATTCCTACTAtaacatatttgtatatattcaCAGGTATTGCAAAACCTTACacctttgattttgttttttggacACTGtcttgtaattcatttatttaggtTATTCACTTTATGTAATTATGTGAAAGTGTGTTATCTATCTACCTTTTAAACTAGCTTACATTAGCTGCTCATCTAATTAGCTAGCTATCCATCCCTAAATTCCTGGCTTCCGTCATCTAAATTGGAAATATTTCGTACTATGGTTAAACCTGCAGTGAGGAACTGTGTCTACGTTTCACACATTGAGATTATACTATATTAACTAATTCACTTTGGCCAACTCTTAAAGtaacacatttctatttcaaaACTCCAGTATCAGTGAGGCTaaaagttagcatgctaagatATAGCATATGGTTAAAATTGTACCTGCAAAACATCTGCATGTTGtcagtgttagcattagcatttgtGCGATCTCGAGGGCCCCTGTGGTTATtgttaagtgtttattttgaatattaaacTAACTTTGGCCCAGTTCCTAATTTGAATCTCTAAACCCCGGCAACAATCAGGCTatacgttagcatgctaagatATAGCACATGGTTAACATTTTACCTGCAAAACATCCGCATATTGTCAGTGTTAGGTATAGCATTTAGTCATCTCTGAGTCTCTCATAAGTCACTCTTaaagaacaacatttacatttccagACTCCAGTAGCCGTCAGGCTAAAGGTTAGCATGCTAAGATGCAAAGGTGGTGCTCATGGTCAACATTATGCTGCGAAACATCAGCTTGTTGtcagtgttagcattagcataatACGAACTCTGAGTGCCCCTGTGGTTATtgttaagtgtttatttttttaaataaaaactaactCCTGTATATGTTTTAAGAACTGAATGCCAATCACAAAGCTCCAGCAttattgttagcatgctaagatGCTATGATGGTGCACATAGTTAACATTTTACCTgcaaaacatcagcatgttgtCGCTGTTAGCGTTAGCATTTTGCAATCTCTCAGTCTCTCATAAGTCACTCTTAAAGTAccaaatgtacatttctaatCTCCAGTAACAGCCAGGCTATAGGTTAGCATGCTAAGATGCTAAGATGGTGCACATAGTTAACATTAAACCTTAATCAGTATGTTGCCAGTGTTAGCATTAAAGAACTGAATGTCAATAATATAGCTCCAGAATTATCGTTAGAAGCTAAGATGCTATGATGGTGCACATATTTATCATTTTACCTGCAGAACGTCAGCATGATGTCAGTGTTAGCATTAAGCTCAGAAACACTGTCAGCCTCACAGAGCTcttgcttttactttaaaaggGAAAGAAGCATCTATTTTTGTCTTAAACCACTCCAATGCTACAGCTCAGGTCAGAGACACAACCTCACATGTTTAAAGCTGTTGTCCTCCTTCAGAAGTGTGGAGTAATGTAATAtggtttgtaaaataaatgcagggGGGTGACAACATCCATCACAGTGACATTCACACTATTTCTGTATAATTCTTGTATTACTGAGTTAGTTTGCACAACCTAATATGTTGTAACTCCCAGGCTGCCCTTAACGAATGAATGTGGCTCCAAAAATGTTCAACCTGAgtttgtgaagtgtgtgtttgtccggCCTGCATTGATCCAACTGTGTGTGAAGTTAATGATCAACCTGTCGTATCTGCAGACATTATTCCTCTAAAAGCCTCGGAGACGGCTCGTGTAAAAACCTGTTGGGTCCTTTCTATATTTCTCCCTCACGTCTTCGATGAAATAATTCACAACGCTTGTTAATCCGGCTTCATAACTGACAAAGTGTCTGCTAAAGTTTTGATGTTTTACGATAAGAGGTGGAGGCAGGGAGGCGGGGGggtttaaaacaaacagtgtgCAGGTCAACTTCCTGTGTTCAGTGTTAAGCTACTTGCACACAATATGCTATTCTGAAAATGGGCCCTTTTGCAGAATGAGTGTCTTAATCAAgtcttttttaattacttttaagTAAAGATTTAATGCAGGACATTTACTTGAGTTGTTCTGGTCTACCACACTTTTGGAAATATACAGATTTCCAAAGAGTTTAGgctaaatacattaaattaaacatacaATTCGTGCTCAAAATTGAAGTCCAATTATAGCCCTCTGTTCATTTATGATATAGGGCtttataaagacatttgatttgattgagtcaaacacacaaactcaggTTTCAATGTGTCAAGATGTTACACAACAACCTCTTATATTACAGGTCAGGATTCAGGATTCaggataaataaacacaaggaAGACCACTCCGCTGTGCTCCCTAACAGACTGCAATGTCATTTTGATTCTTATTTTATGAACGTCTTTTTATGGTGGCTTGTTTTACAGTAATTTAATTGACAGCTTTTGCATAATAACACCTACTCTATGTCATATTTGTTCCAGTACTGTAATATCTAGCTCTAAAATGGacaaattacaacaaaaaaggcCCTTAATCTTTTGATACTTCAATATATTTCACTAATAATACTTCTGTAATTTTACTTACTTTACCTGCAATTTCagactttctttttgtttccaaCTTATAAAGAAAACCTGTATTGTTATTCCTCCTTTGCATTTGATATATTAATTGATTGATCTATATAACAATCTCCATATTAAATGATGCAGGTGCAGACGTACGAGAGATATTTTGGGATTGAAGACTCTGGTTATgtattgaattacatttttcatctcaaTCAAATGGTTGACTAATTGTACTTCTATAGTTTTATCATAAATAAGTTGTTATGACTAATTCCATTCTAGTTTTAATATGAAGTATGTCCTGATTATTGCCTTCATTTTTAGAAGAAAtatcaaatatgtattaaagGAGACATTTAGAAACGACTCCTCCAGAGACGCTCTTTTTGTCACGTTGAGGACTGGATCACTTTTTGAAACGGCTTCCTGAAGTGTTGTGGTGCATATAAACGCCTGAAGTGTTGAATGAACGTGTGAAGTGTTAAAGATGCAGATTACTTTGCTGCCTGACCCGTGAAGTCTGTTATCTGCACTCAAACATCACGAGTGTCGGAGTTAATGTGATTTAAGAGCATTTCACCTCCTCATTGTTCTCCTTGTTATCTGCCTTCATCCgtctctcctgctgctgataATTAAACCATTTAGTGCTAATGTGCAGAGACCTTATCTCAAACATCAACAGGATAAACATgcatctgctgcagctgcatttaaacataaagttcaacatttcaattcaattaTTCAAGTAGGAattctgcaaaaacacatttgatttattttagattaataATGCAAACCAATCTGTCCACATTCAAATCCAACTGCTTTGAGTGAGTGattaatattgtgttttaattgtattgtgcATTATAACATATACGTGTCTTTAAGTACCTTTACAATGcactttataaatacaatatagtATTATTAAAAGAGGCAGATAATACATGAGGTATAATTGTTGGTGAAATTCACAACCTGGCAGAAAAAAGGCTGCAACTTTAACCATGTTATTGCACCTATAACATCaatccaataatataataaagccTATTTTTCATTGGTTTTAAATGGGCCGTGCTGCAGAATTAGAACATTTATTGGATGCATTTGCAGGACGTAATTCTGCTTtcactgaaagtaaaatgtgtgtacttATCCTCTAACTCTGCCGTATTGAAAGCTGTCTTTTTGAGAGGTCTTACACCGTGTAAAGACATTGAAACTAAATTTCAAtggtcattttttatatttttaagtaaaGCTTGACTGCAACACGTTGACTGGGGATGGTCAGAGTGTTTCTGATCCCACATAGTCTTGAAAAATGAGAGGTATAGATTTATGTCAATAGtgcatgttgtgtttctgctaaaaataaaacataaaaagactGTTTTTCATATAAAGATTTTTATCTGTtgcacatatacaaacacaaatgaaatgaaaaatccCGCAGGCCttaaacacaacactttaaGAGCCTTTTATCTCACACTCCAACCCAGTGTCTTAAGTCTGCAAATAACACGACTCTGGAAATGTGTGCAGTTGAAACGCAGGAGTCCGACTTTTCATGCAGCTGATACCCAAACATTCCTGGTGACTTCTGGTTCAAATACCACGTTCACTGGGTGAGGTCGTACGCAGACTTAAGAGACTGGGTTAGCAACCCACACTCACAAATGTAGAAATCCaagtttttattcatgttttataaagtatttCAGGAGTTCATGAGGGGTCTGTAAACTCCCCGGTAGTAGCTGCTGGGGTCGGGGGGAGCTCCGTGCTCAGGTCCCGGTTTGACCCCCATTTGGCCTCCGTAGCCTCCGTACTCCAGTCTGTGGAGCTGCGGCTCGTTCATGAGGTTGTTGATGGAGAAGGGGTGGTTGAAGGAGTAGAGATGGGGAGGGTAGTGGTGGTTGATGGGGTCCGGTTTCAGGTGTGAGGCGTCGTGCACGAGCAGCGGGTACAGGTGCTGGGTGTGCACGAGAGGGGAGGGCACGCGCTGCTGCACCGGGCTGCAGGGCACGAGCTCCCGGTGAGGTTTGAGGGTCAccggaggagaggaggaggtggggggggagagaggggagtcAGAAGTAACAGAACCAGACTTCCCTCCACCGGACTCCTCCTTCTCCCTGGTGTCGGTGGACTGTTTGCCGGTACCGGTGGCCTGTTTCCCCGTCTTGAAGCGCTTCTGCCTGCGGAGGTAACACCCGTTCTCGAACATGTTCCCGGAGTCCGGGTGCAGGGCCCAGAAGGAGCCCTTCCCCGGTCTGTCCGGTAACCGGGGCACCTTGATGAAGCAGTCGTTGAAGGAGAGCGAGTGGCGGATGGAGTTCTGCCACCGCTGCTGGTTCTGCCGGTAGAACGGGAACAGGTCGGTGATCCACTGGTAGAGCTCGTTCAGGGTGAGCATCTTGCAGGCGGACTGCTGCAGGGCCATGGTGATCAGGGAGATGTAGGAGTACGGAGGCTTGGCGTGAGTGTAGCTCCTCCGGTACGGTTTGGGCTCCCGGACCTGCCCGTACACCGGGCTGCGGTACGACAAACGGTACATTTTACTGTCCTCGACTCCGTCCTGCAGAGTCACAGAAGATAACAAATCatgaatacaaaacacagaTTTCACATATTTAAGTTcgttgaaagcaatgatattaacTTGAACCTAAtaaaacttaatattattgctttcaacgaACCTGATGCAGTTCTGTTGACATAGTGAATTTGattaaagtccacatttcagtttgtttaagTACAGTTCACTATAAAAGACAACAGCATATTCAAACATGACTTACATGTACACAATTCAACTCATcttgtcaaataaatgagtaaaagtacaatattttcaaTATACAAATTGTAATGgattagaagtataaagtaataaaaatggaaatattcaggtagtacagtacttgagtaaatgtacattaaatCTCAAATAGTGGAATATACATTTGGTGTCATTTgggagaaaaaacaataaactaaaattTAGGAAATCTCattaaaaagtcataataaaTGAgcttatataaaatgtttagcGTAAAATAATGAGCTGATAATGCTCTctataatacaaaaataaccagTGTAATAATTTAACATTAAAACTAGTTAATGAGGTATACATTTGGTGTAATCTGGGCTAAAAAACTATAAACTAAAATGTaggaaatgtcattaaaaagtcACATTGAATTAGCCTATGTCATTAAAAAGTTTGGTGTAAAATAGCAATGCTAAATACCcactaaaatgtatataatgtcattaaaaaagtcatatttaatTAGCCCATATAAAGAGTCTAGTGTAAAATAATCACCTGATAATGCTCCGTGCTCAGCCCCGGCGCGCTCCCGTACGGCGGCGCGCTGATGGCGCTTGTGCTCGGCTGCAGCGCGGAGCTCAGGCCCGGTATCATCCCAGTACCGGACCCGGTGGTGGGATGAGAGAGACCGGGAGGCACAGCGGATGGGTTCACCCCCACCGGGTTCATGTAATGCGCGTTCATGTGGGCGCTACCGGTCATGCCAGGCGCGTTCATGTAGCTGCTCATTGAGTTCATGTTTCCTGCTGCGGAgtaacactgaaacacagagacgTAATAAGGATATTAAAAccacatttatgtttatttatcgTCGGACAATGATACATCTAAATGTGTTTAggctaaatataaaaaaacaaggtgCATTTTGGTTAAATTAATTACAGAAAGTTAGAAAAACAATCCAAAAAACACACTAATGCAAATAATTACACAAAATCATTGGGTTTCCCCCTCACATTTATAAATAGAATACATGATGAGGCTTCAAATACCTTGTTCTTCATTATTTGTTGATTAAAagagtcttttattttgtatagaaTCTCCAAAATGTTCCCAAAATGCCATCATAATGTGAAGCATGGCCTTTTTTTATGTCCAACAACATATATTTTAGACTTCAGATCTGATATtgtgaaaatgcttttttaattataattaaaatgtgcCTCTCTTACAATGCATACACTAATTGGTTAATGCATTGTAAGACAGGCTCATGTTTTTAATTACCAGGTTTCTCTGAGTTATAAAGCTATAATTATATCCGCCTGATAATCACCACACTAAATAAACATGCTTGTAATTGATCACATAATGAACATAAAACCCCCAGAAATACATATTGAATTTGAGCTGTGTGATATATTAATAACAGGCATATTAATGGCAACAGCTAATGACATATGGGCCAAAGCTCTCCTCGgtttgtctgcatttttaatttaaattcagcATTTTTTACAAGTTGATTCTCTTGACAAAGACAATTACTAAACCCTAACTTAAAATCAACTTTTACTTGAATGTTATTTTATAATCAATAAGGCTAAAAATCCTATTTCTCATCAGGAAACATGCCGGAGAAAACACAGGcctgtaatatttgttttacccCCTTTTTTTGGGCCTAAAGCTTGAATTCCCGTCCTTCCTAAATAAATGGAGATATGAATTCAGAACCTGatctgttgttattatttatatattattgaCTGCTATAATTAAGGCCAAGGACAAGTCTATTTGCTCAGTATTGGTGTAGTCTAGGCCGTAGTCATTTAATACCTTTTGTCAGACTCCAGTTGAGACTCTACATGCCCTAATATGTCTATGTCGCTTTAACAAAagtcattaaacatttaaaccGTATATAATATATAGCAAACAGTTGagaattcactttatttttgcTCGTTTCCACAAGAAACCACTGCTTTCTTATCCATAGTATCCACTGTCAGCCTGCACTGGAATTAATAAGCATTAGGCCGGTCTCAAGAATggtaaaaatacaattaaaaatcaacatttgtAGCTGGGAATGAACAAATATTAGCTTCAATTAAAGTTAATTAAAGAAAGAACAggttatatttatattcaggGTTATTTCTGGACATTTTAAACGATCTAATTTCCCTTTTTGCTGCAGAATAgttgttaaatgtaaaataaatcaaatgaatttaattattttaaatactagGAAAGATTTACCAAGTAGACAAATAGCCTTTACAACATATGTGTTATTGCAATTgtacaataataattaaaaatcgTATTTTCTTtggttataataataataataaatacgcCCATACATGCTTATTTCTTTAGTCAAACTCCCATTGTGTCCAATAAGATCTATTTCTATTAACACCTGTACAACCAAACCAACAAAACACAGCGATGCAAATAATGAAACAATATTATTCAGATTTATGATCTATTTCTATAAAGCTGAAAAGTATTTCCATTATATGttcattaattgattaattgtttgctataaaaaaagaatgtttatttatttagtaaaacCCTATAAAGTTAATTTAgaggtttttatatttaatatattccaCCCAAAGGGACACAGCTCGGTTAAACAATCATAGGATTCTCTCACTTTTAGGGCTGATATTATTTCAATTATCTGCCATTATTCGATAAATCGGTGATAAATGTGTCTACAATTGTGAGTGTTTTGTCGAAACCCCCCTAAAGTTAATTAAGGTGTTTATCTATTTATAATATTCCAGACAGTTTTAAGGGTATATCGTGGTGGATGATCAGCGGGGCTCCGCTCTGACTTTACCCGGGACAGAGTGCACTGACCTCGGCCTCTGCGTAGTAGCTGCTCCCGCTCCACTCCGGATGATCCTCCATCTTAACGGCGCTCAGCATTACTCCAACATCCAACCGGAaaacaaaacccaaataaaGCGGCAAAAACGGTTCCTTTATCCGGTGTATCCTGGATGTCTATGACCGCGGAAGGCTCCTCATACCCGGGTAGAGACTGGCAGAGTGACCGGTGTCTGATTCCTGCTCAGTGagggactctctctctctgacacctGTGCTCGCGGAGCCTGCAGCATCCAATCAGCTGCCTTCATTTCCTCCTCGAGCTCACACGCTGATTTTGAATATATTCCATCAACACCTCGGCACGAGACTCCCGCCCCGTGGCCTCACAGAGAGGTGACGTTAAATAATGACGTCACTTTTATCTCGTTTACACACCTAAAGCAATTAAGAAAATTAAGTGGTTTCTCTGTAAATTATTGGGTAAAGAGACTTTTTATTTACGGTTTATGattgtttcttatttattattcatgtgCAATTcctgttttaaatgatgttatgAAACAACTGTTCAAgttgggattaataaagtataacaAAGCATCTGATCTAGTCttaaatatgctttaatgtgcataaaatacaatactttTAAAGTTATGTGATTAAAGATTACATGCTAATGTGCTATAGATCAGAAAGAAGTATTCAAAAGAAGCCATTTAACCATTTCAGTCAAAGATAAAGCAATTCTCATTAACATATAATAAAAGATCTGCCAATTTTTGTGCAGAAGTAGAATGTATTCAAACTTTCAAAAGTAAGAGAATACCGGAGAATACCTGCATGTTTTCATCCGTTTTTAAGGATAtttcttgtgtgttttgagCCAAAAAAACAACGGAAATGGAAGTTTTTGGTCCTCTTTGACATTAATCATCCACATGCCTCGTCACATTTCTCGATCGGGAATACTTCAGTGATTTAATGAACCAAAATCACCCCAAAATAAATTTAAAATCATCAAAAATATAATGCAAATTCCTTTCAAATGAACCCAAATCAGGCCAAATGGACTACTTTCTTTTCAACCTTTACTGCCTGTGTCTACTTACTGCAAGTAGATATTCCAGAAAGGCCCCCCCGATCAccacaaatacatttctgcGGCAGTACATGCTGATTGCTTCTGCAGATCTTGAACGTCATTGAACACTAAAGTTGTGAAAAACGAACAAAAATGAGTCCAAATTAGCTTTCACTTTTTATAAACCTACCTAGCTTGTCTTTAATGCAGTTAAAGGTCCTCTTTTTCCCAGAAATGACTCCCAAATGACCCTAAaatgtgtctctgctgcagTGAATGCTGTTTTTAATGCTCCTAATTTGCAATACCATCTTTCAATCATCCTAAATTAGTAAGAATTGAACAGAAATCTCGCCCAAACTCTGGGACTTCCAGCCTTTTACTGCAGGAGTTAACAAGCAGAGTTTCTGTGggatcttcctcctcctcctcctcctcactgcagtctttactgtgtgtgtttctgacgGTGTGTATTTACCTGCTGCTGAATTTGAAAAGGCGACACACAcacggtacacacacacagccaggaCCACCAtgctctctgcacacacacaacctgtccTCCCTGTGTGCACCTCAAACAAATCCACATATTTTCACCTTTTGTCCCCCGCCCTGGGACTGTCAGCAGGAGAATAAAAGCTTGATATATCtgtgagaggtgctgcagaaacGTAGGGAAGCACTTTAGAAATATGCCTACAATACGAGTTAGTCATTGAAAAGCAACTGCAGGTATATTTGATTTTCACCTAAGAAATgaagtgttttacatttataaaaaatctgGAAATACAACAGATTTAAGGCGTTCCTCGAGTCCCATTTCTCACATATATACAAATAGCTAGAGTAAGGAGAAGTATTTAGGTATTTAGATGTTTAACCTAGGTTAAGTAACTATAAAATACTCCAGGAGAAGTCAAGCTTCAAATAAAAGTAGGCTATTTAATCAGCTAAACGCATTTTTGAGTGTGTTTAACTGATTCAAATGATAAAACCctgcaaaaaaagtaaatacattttacttagAACTGATTTGCTGATATGTTCCctaaaaatgacctttttttctTAGGTTTTCCTATAATAACCTTTGAAAAATTGCAATATATATCtaatttgttgtattatttccATTAATTAAATTGTGAACCCTTTATTGTGTAATGCCAGCTTGGTGCTCTTAAAGCCtatagtttatatttttacttttactcagcTTTTTTCAGTTGATTTTTCAGGATGGAGGCTTGTTTTCTTATCCCACTAACCAAAAACTATCCCAGTATTTTAACTGTT
The sequence above is drawn from the Eleginops maclovinus isolate JMC-PN-2008 ecotype Puerto Natales chromosome 15, JC_Emac_rtc_rv5, whole genome shotgun sequence genome and encodes:
- the LOC134877041 gene encoding hepatocyte nuclear factor 3-beta-like codes for the protein MLSAVKMEDHPEWSGSSYYAEAECYSAAGNMNSMSSYMNAPGMTGSAHMNAHYMNPVGVNPSAVPPGLSHPTTGSGTGMIPGLSSALQPSTSAISAPPYGSAPGLSTEHYQDGVEDSKMYRLSYRSPVYGQVREPKPYRRSYTHAKPPYSYISLITMALQQSACKMLTLNELYQWITDLFPFYRQNQQRWQNSIRHSLSFNDCFIKVPRLPDRPGKGSFWALHPDSGNMFENGCYLRRQKRFKTGKQATGTGKQSTDTREKEESGGGKSGSVTSDSPLSPPTSSSPPVTLKPHRELVPCSPVQQRVPSPLVHTQHLYPLLVHDASHLKPDPINHHYPPHLYSFNHPFSINNLMNEPQLHRLEYGGYGGQMGVKPGPEHGAPPDPSSYYRGVYRPLMNS